GTAGAAGGCGGTGGTTCCGGTGTAGCCCAAAAACAGCATGGCGCCGACGACGTAGATCAGGGTGTCGTGTTCGAAGGTGCGCGAGGAGAACAGATAGCCGCCGCCGTTCTCGGAGTAGATCGACGCGAACTCCGAGTACGACGCCGCGGTCAGGCCGGCGACGATCGCCGCGAGGACGAAGGCGATGACGGCGCTGCTCCCGATCTCGGCGACGGCGGTGCCCGAAAGCGAGAAGATCCCCGCCGCGATCATCGTCCCGAGCCCGATCGCGTAGGCGATTTTGAAATCGAGCGTCCGGGTGTGCTCTACCATTGGCGCAAGATCTGAAACCACCCTACCAAAAACTATTGATTCGTCACTCGGGCGGCGTCTATACTATTGAATCCGTATCGGCGGGGGATTTATTCGCGTCCCCCGTGAGGCTGTGACATGCGCGTTGGTCTCGTCTCAGACACTCACGACGACCTCGCCGCCGTCGAGGCGGCCGTAGCGGCCTTCGAACGCGAGCGCGTCGACGTCGTCGTCCACTGCGGCGACTTCGTCGCGCCCTTTTCCGTGACTCCGTTCGAGATGGACGGAGTCGACTTCTACGCCGCGCGCGGCAACAACGACGGGGAGTGGGCGGTACAGTCGACCGTCGAGTCGTTCGGGACGTACCTCGGCGAGGCCGGGACCCTCTCGCTCGGCGGCGAGGGAGCGCGCGGCGAGCAGGGCGCCGTCGACATCGCCGTCACCCACGGAACGAGCGGCGTCGTCGTCGACGCGCTCGTCGACTGCGGCGACTACGACTACGTGGTTCACGGGCACACCCACGCGCACGGCGTCGAGGAGCGCGACGGGACGGTCCGGATAAACCCCGGCGGCCTCCCGATTCCGGTCGAGGGCGCCGACGAGACGTTCAGGGTCGCGACGCTCGACGTCGACGCGGACGGCGCGTCCGGCGCCGAGGCGGTGACGCATCACGCGCTCGATTTATAACTGATCGCGGCGTCGGTTTATAGCGAATCGCGGCGTCGGGTCGCTGTTTATAAACGGCACCGCCCGAGGCTCACTCGTCCGCGGCGACGTCGACGCCTCGGAACTCGAAGCGCGCGCCGCCCGCGTCGCCGTCGCCGAGGGTGAGCGTCCAGCCGTGGGCGTCGGCCACCTCCGAGACGATTTTGAGGCCGAACCCCGTCCCCTCCGGGTCGGTCGAGATGCCGGCGTCGAACACCTCGTCGCGGCGGTCGGCGGGAATTCCCGGTCCGTCGTCGACGACGTAGAACCCCTCGCCG
This genomic window from Halorubrum sp. PV6 contains:
- a CDS encoding metallophosphoesterase, producing MRVGLVSDTHDDLAAVEAAVAAFERERVDVVVHCGDFVAPFSVTPFEMDGVDFYAARGNNDGEWAVQSTVESFGTYLGEAGTLSLGGEGARGEQGAVDIAVTHGTSGVVVDALVDCGDYDYVVHGHTHAHGVEERDGTVRINPGGLPIPVEGADETFRVATLDVDADGASGAEAVTHHALDL